The DNA region GGTTTTATTCACTCTATTGCGTATTGTCCTAAAGATCAAATGTATAAAGATTTTGTAGAAAATAGTACTAAGGAATCTTTTAATTTAGCTCATGAAATTAGTTCATATAGTTTTTTAAGTATGGCTAGAGAAGCAAAAAATATGTTAAATAAATTTTCTTCTTTAATTACATTATCTTACTTAGGAGCAAAAAGAGTTTTATCTAATTATAATATGATGGGACTTGCTAAAGCTTCTTTAGAGTCTAATGTTCGATATATGGCTTATTCATTAGGTAAAAAAGATATTAGAGTTAATGGTATTTCATCTGGACCTATTAAAACTATATCTTCTTATCAAATTAAAAATTTTTGCAAAATACAAAAATATCAAAAGTCAGTTTCATTAATTAAAAACTATATTACTAGTACACAAATAGGGAATGTTGCTGCTTTTTTATGTTCTAATTTATCAATTGGAATAACTGGTTCAATTATTTATGTTGATAATGGTTTCAATGTTAATATACCTAATGGAATAATTTAAAATTTAAAAACGAAGAATTTTTTTAATAAAATTTATCTATGATAATTTATAAATAAGTTATATATTAAAATTTATTAAAAAATAAAATTATTTGTTGAATAGTTAGGTCTTATAATGATGTTCCAGAACAATCCATTACTTGAACAATTAAAAAAAAATTTAAATAAGAAAACACCACGGGTTGAAGGAATAGTAAAAAGCACTGAAAGAGGATTTGGTTTTTTAGAAGTTGATACTCAAAAAAGCTATTTTATTCCTCCTAAAAACATGAAAAAAGTTATGCACGGAGATAAAATAACAGCGTTGTTAAAAATTGAAAAAGATCGTGAAATAATTGACCCCGAAAAACTTATTGAACCTTTTTTAAAAAGATTTGTAGGAAAAATTCAAAGAAAAGATAATAAATTATTCATCTTTCCAGATTATCCTTTTTTAAAAGATTTAATTATAATATGTTATCCTAAAAAAAACTGTAATAATTTATTTCAAACTGGAGATTGGGCAGTAGCTAATTTAGTACAACATAAACTTAATGGTAATTCTATATTTTGTGCTGAATTAATTGAAGAAATAGTAAAAGATAATGATCCATTAACACCATGGTGGGTAACTTTATCACGTCATAATCTCGAAAAAAAAGCACCTCTAATTGAATCACAAGATATTTTATTAAAAGATAATTTTAAAAGAAAAGATCTAACAAATCTTGATTTTATTACAATAGATAATGTTAATACAAAAGATATTGATGATGCTTTGTTTATTGAATCAACTAATAATGGAGATTTTTGTTTAACTGTAGCTATTGCAGATCCAACTTCATATATTGAAGTTGGCAGTAGATTAGATATAATTGCTGCTAAAAGAGGTTTTACAAACTATTTACCAGGTTTTAATATTCCTATGTTACCTAGGGAATTATCAGAAAATATATGCTCATTAATCCCTAATGAACGTCGTCCAGTTTTAGCATGTTCTATAATAATTAAAAAAGATGGACACATTTCTAATGTAGTTGATTTTTTTTTGGCATGGATTATATCAAAAGAAAAGTTATCATATGATGATGTATCAAATTGGATTGAAAAAAAAGGATTATGGAAACCATCAAAAAAATCTATTAAAAATCAAATTTCACTATTACATAAATTATGCTTATCACGTATTAAATGGAGAAAATTAAATGCTGTATTATTTAAAGACAGCTTAGAATATAGGTTTCAATTTACTGAAATTGGAATAGTAAAAAATATAATTATTGAAAAAAGAAGAATTGCTCATAAAATTATTGAAGAAGCAATGATAATTGCAAATATTGTAGCTGCAAATTTTTTATCAAAACATCTTGGATTTGGAATATACAATACACACTCTGGTTTCGATTCTATTAATGCTGAAAATGCAGTTTCTTTTTTAAAGCATTATCATTTAAAATTTACTGCAAAAGAAATAACAACATTAAAAGGATTCTGTAATCTTAGACGTGTTTTAAATATTTTATCAAATAATTATATTAATAGTCGTATTCGTAGATATCAATCGTTTGGAGATTTTAGTACGACGCCTAGTCCACATTTTGCATTAGGATTTTCAGAATATGCTACTTGGACTTCACCCATCCGTAAATATAGCGATATGATTAATCATCGTTTATTAAAATCAATTATCAAAAAAGAAAAAATCATCAAACCTAATGAAGAAATAAAGTTAAAAATTAGTGAGCAAAGACGTAGAAATAGAATAGCTGAAAGAGATATTTCAGATTGGCTTTACACATTATTTTTACAAAAGAAAGAATATCAGAATAAAAAATTTTCTGCCGAAATTACTGATGTTTCTAAAAGTGGAATACGAGCTAAAATACTAGAAAATGGTGCAAATGTTTTTATTCCTGCATTATTTTTACATCCTATTCGAGAAGAGTTAATCTTAAATCAAGAAATAGGAAAAGTATTTATTAATGGAAATTTACATTATAAAGTATCTGATTTAATTCAAATAAAATTATCTGAAATTCGCTTAAAAACAAGAAGTATTATTGCGAAACCTGATTATACAATATGAGTTTAACATTTTTAAATAATCTAAAATGAAATTAACTTATTATTTTGTTAAATATTTCAAAATTTATTTATTTTAATTTTTTTAAAACAATTTTAATATTAATTAAGAGTTCAATATGCATATTTCAATTTTTGATTTTTCTATATATATAAAGTTTTTTATTAGTTTATGCGCATTAGTTAATCCAATAGGAATGATTCCTATTTTTACAACTATGACAGCTCATCAAACTATTCTAGAACGAAAAAAAACTAACTTACTAGCTAATTTTTCTGCATTTTTAATATTATTAATATCGTTGTTTTTAGGTGATAGTATTTTAAATATTTTTGGAATATCTATTAATTCGTTTCGTATTGCAGGCGGTTTGTTGATTATGGGTATTGCTTTTTCCATGATTAATGGAAAATTCACACAAAATAAAAGAATAAAAAAAGATAAAGAACAAATTCAAGAAAATATTAGTGTCGTTCCCTTAGCCATGCCGTTGATCGCAGGACCTGGGGCTATTAGTTCAACTATTGTTTGGAGCACCTATTATTCTACTTGGTTAAATTTAGTAGGATGTACTATATCTATTTTTTTATTTTCTTTAGTTTGTTGGTTATGTTTTCGAGCTGCTCCATGTGTAGTTCAAATATTAGGAAAAACAGGAATTAATATTATTACACGTGTAATGGGTTTGTTATTAATGTCTTTAGGAATAGAATTTTTGAGTGTTGGAATAAAATCTATTTTAAATGAATTATTGCATTAATCTTTAAAATATCATTTGATACTTTATACGTTAAATATAATATTAGGTATTTCATTGAAAAATAAAATTATTTTTTTTAAAAATATAGGATTAACAGATTGGATTAAAGTTGCTAATAAAATGAATTATTTTACAGAACATCGTGATAGTTTTACATTTGATGAAATCTGGTTTGTTGAGCATTATCCTATTTTTACTCAAGGTTTATTAAAAAAAAATTATTCAATAATATCTAAAAATAATTTTATTAATAATATTCCTGTAGTAAATACTGATAGAGGTGGTCAAATTACATATCATGGTCCTGGACAACAAATATTATATTTCTTAATTGATTTAAGACGTCGAAAAATTAATATTCGTCAATTAATAGATATTATTCATATTTTAATAATAGATACTTTGAATTATTTTTCTATTAAATCAAATATTAAAAAAAAATTTCCAGGAATTTATGTAAATAAAAAAAAAATATGTTCTTTAGGACTAAGAATTAAAAAAGGTTGTACTATGCATGGTTTATCATTAAATGTAAATATGGATTTAACTCCATTTAATTACATTTACCCTTGTGGAGATATATATATAACAATGACACAAATAAAAGAATTTAATTCCGTTTTAACATTAGAAGATATTCGAATTGTATTAATTAAAAAATTATCTCAGTTATTAAATGTTAAAATTATAAAAAAATCATACTTTTTAGAAAATATTTAAATATTTTTAAAATAATTTTTTCTTAATTACAATATATATATTCTTTCTAATTTTGCGATAATAAAATTTATGAATAAAAAAATACATTTAATACCTACTAAATATATTTTAACAAAAAAAAATAAATTAAATAAACCAAACTGGATAAAAGTTAAATTACCTACTAATACATCTCGTATAAATCAAGTAAAATCTGCTTTACGTAAAAATAATTTATATTCTGTTTGTGAAGAAGCACATTGTCCAAATTTATCAGAATGTTTTAACAATGGAACTGCAACTTTTATGATTCTTGGAGCTATATGTACTAGAAATTGTCCATTTTGTGCGGTATCACATGGAAAACCTAAAAATTTAAATTTAGAAGAGCCGGAAAAATTAGCAAATACTATATTTGATATGGGAATCAATTATGTAGTGATTACCTCAGTTGTCAGAGATGATTTATATGATGGTGGCGCACAACATTTTGTCAATTGTATGAATTCTATTCGAAATAAAAATAAAGTAAAAATTGAAATATTAGTTCCTGATTTTAGAGGTAGAATTGAATTAATTTTAAAAATTTTTAATGCGGAATTACCTGATGTTTTTAATCACAATATAGAAAATGTTCCTCGACTTTATAAAAAAATACGTCCTGGAGCGAATTATAGAAAATCATTATTGTTATTAGAATCATTTAAAAAAACATATAATC from Buchnera aphidicola (Aphis helianthi) includes:
- a CDS encoding enoyl-ACP reductase; this translates as MGFLKGKKILITGISNERSIALGIAKSLYVQNAELSFVCQNKKIINKIKYLINPINSNSIFFCDVSDDENIKELFFNLKKIWNKFDGFIHSIAYCPKDQMYKDFVENSTKESFNLAHEISSYSFLSMAREAKNMLNKFSSLITLSYLGAKRVLSNYNMMGLAKASLESNVRYMAYSLGKKDIRVNGISSGPIKTISSYQIKNFCKIQKYQKSVSLIKNYITSTQIGNVAAFLCSNLSIGITGSIIYVDNGFNVNIPNGII
- the rnb gene encoding exoribonuclease II; translated protein: MFQNNPLLEQLKKNLNKKTPRVEGIVKSTERGFGFLEVDTQKSYFIPPKNMKKVMHGDKITALLKIEKDREIIDPEKLIEPFLKRFVGKIQRKDNKLFIFPDYPFLKDLIIICYPKKNCNNLFQTGDWAVANLVQHKLNGNSIFCAELIEEIVKDNDPLTPWWVTLSRHNLEKKAPLIESQDILLKDNFKRKDLTNLDFITIDNVNTKDIDDALFIESTNNGDFCLTVAIADPTSYIEVGSRLDIIAAKRGFTNYLPGFNIPMLPRELSENICSLIPNERRPVLACSIIIKKDGHISNVVDFFLAWIISKEKLSYDDVSNWIEKKGLWKPSKKSIKNQISLLHKLCLSRIKWRKLNAVLFKDSLEYRFQFTEIGIVKNIIIEKRRIAHKIIEEAMIIANIVAANFLSKHLGFGIYNTHSGFDSINAENAVSFLKHYHLKFTAKEITTLKGFCNLRRVLNILSNNYINSRIRRYQSFGDFSTTPSPHFALGFSEYATWTSPIRKYSDMINHRLLKSIIKKEKIIKPNEEIKLKISEQRRRNRIAERDISDWLYTLFLQKKEYQNKKFSAEITDVSKSGIRAKILENGANVFIPALFLHPIREELILNQEIGKVFINGNLHYKVSDLIQIKLSEIRLKTRSIIAKPDYTI
- a CDS encoding YchE family NAAT transporter, whose protein sequence is MHISIFDFSIYIKFFISLCALVNPIGMIPIFTTMTAHQTILERKKTNLLANFSAFLILLISLFLGDSILNIFGISINSFRIAGGLLIMGIAFSMINGKFTQNKRIKKDKEQIQENISVVPLAMPLIAGPGAISSTIVWSTYYSTWLNLVGCTISIFLFSLVCWLCFRAAPCVVQILGKTGINIITRVMGLLLMSLGIEFLSVGIKSILNELLH
- the lipB gene encoding lipoyl(octanoyl) transferase LipB; the protein is MKNKIIFFKNIGLTDWIKVANKMNYFTEHRDSFTFDEIWFVEHYPIFTQGLLKKNYSIISKNNFINNIPVVNTDRGGQITYHGPGQQILYFLIDLRRRKINIRQLIDIIHILIIDTLNYFSIKSNIKKKFPGIYVNKKKICSLGLRIKKGCTMHGLSLNVNMDLTPFNYIYPCGDIYITMTQIKEFNSVLTLEDIRIVLIKKLSQLLNVKIIKKSYFLENI
- the lipA gene encoding lipoyl synthase is translated as MNKKIHLIPTKYILTKKNKLNKPNWIKVKLPTNTSRINQVKSALRKNNLYSVCEEAHCPNLSECFNNGTATFMILGAICTRNCPFCAVSHGKPKNLNLEEPEKLANTIFDMGINYVVITSVVRDDLYDGGAQHFVNCMNSIRNKNKVKIEILVPDFRGRIELILKIFNAELPDVFNHNIENVPRLYKKIRPGANYRKSLLLLESFKKTYNQIPTKSGLMLGIGEKDKEVTQVMKDLYSSGVTLLTIGQYLQPSKNHLPVQRYISPLEFENIKKEAISIGFKNAYCGPFVRSSYHASFQN